The Gemmatimonadota bacterium genome has a window encoding:
- a CDS encoding DUF6338 family protein, whose translation MENLIGELFPGWHSLKVNSTALVFILAVTPGFIIVFIRSQLVSGRILPYPAGFLLYLTVSTIYWAVLFLVAGVLIVNRLWWEGTTLGTLKWLVFLVFIPVIVGAVTGVVSNRTLLYKTLKKIRLDPIHPTPSAWDWTFSDLNEQYILVKLNNGSMFGGFLGVDSFISSDPDERDMYIEEIFEIDEENNWVTNGHGVYFTGRDISSVEFLPS comes from the coding sequence ATGGAAAACCTAATCGGTGAGTTGTTTCCTGGTTGGCATTCGCTAAAAGTAAACTCTACAGCACTGGTTTTTATATTGGCTGTCACGCCAGGGTTTATAATCGTATTTATCAGGTCGCAACTGGTTTCGGGAAGGATTCTTCCATATCCAGCAGGATTTTTGCTGTACTTAACAGTTTCAACAATTTACTGGGCCGTGTTGTTCTTAGTAGCGGGCGTGTTGATTGTAAATCGTTTATGGTGGGAGGGGACAACCCTGGGTACGTTAAAGTGGTTGGTTTTTCTCGTATTTATCCCAGTCATTGTAGGCGCTGTTACTGGAGTTGTTTCAAACAGAACGTTACTGTATAAAACGTTAAAGAAAATCAGGCTTGATCCCATTCATCCAACTCCGAGCGCTTGGGATTGGACGTTTTCAGACTTGAATGAACAGTATATCCTGGTTAAATTGAACAATGGTTCCATGTTTGGTGGTTTCCTTGGAGTAGATTCGTTTATTTCTTCTGATCCAGATGAACGAGATATGTATATCGAAGAGATATTCGAAATAGATGAAGAAAACAATTGGGTTACCAATGGTCACGGAGTTTACTTTACAGGCCGAGACATAAGTTCTGTTGAGTTCTTGCCAAGTTAA
- a CDS encoding exodeoxyribonuclease III — protein sequence MSSWRLMSWNVNGVRAVAKKGFLDWFQEEAPDILCLQETKSQESQLDAKITDVAGYQSYWSSAEKKGYSGVGVYTRHEPLSVAEGFGEDRFDSEGRTLVLEYPDFTLFNVYFPNGKQNAQRLQYKMDFYDAILAHWQSLRADGKKLVICGDVNTAHKAIDLARPKDNEKISGFLPMEREWIDKIVDMGYVDTFRQFDEGPDNYTWWHLMSGARARNVGWRIDYFYVTEDLMPAISNAWIAPDVMGSDHCPIGIEVGVG from the coding sequence ATGTCTTCATGGAGATTGATGAGTTGGAACGTGAACGGAGTCCGGGCGGTGGCGAAGAAGGGATTCCTGGACTGGTTTCAGGAGGAAGCCCCTGACATCCTGTGCCTGCAGGAAACCAAGTCCCAGGAGTCGCAACTGGACGCAAAAATCACCGACGTTGCGGGATATCAAAGCTACTGGTCGTCCGCGGAGAAGAAGGGCTACAGCGGCGTGGGGGTCTACACCCGTCACGAACCGCTGAGCGTCGCCGAGGGTTTCGGTGAGGACCGCTTCGATTCGGAAGGGCGGACCCTGGTGCTGGAATATCCCGACTTCACCCTGTTCAACGTGTATTTCCCGAACGGCAAGCAGAACGCGCAGCGGCTGCAGTACAAGATGGACTTCTACGACGCGATCCTTGCACACTGGCAATCGCTCCGCGCGGATGGCAAAAAGCTGGTCATCTGCGGCGACGTGAACACAGCCCACAAGGCCATCGACCTGGCCCGCCCCAAGGACAACGAGAAGATTTCCGGTTTCCTGCCCATGGAGCGCGAATGGATCGACAAAATCGTTGATATGGGCTACGTAGATACATTCCGGCAATTCGACGAAGGGCCGGACAACTACACCTGGTGGCACCTGATGTCAGGAGCGAGAGCGCGGAACGTGGGCTGGCGGATCGATTACTTCTACGTGACCGAGGACTTAATGCCCGCCATCTCGAATGCGTGGATCGCGCCGGACGTCATGGGTTCGGATCACTGCCCGATCGGGATCGAGGTGGGGGTTGGGTGA